The Candidatus Kapaibacterium sp. genome has a segment encoding these proteins:
- a CDS encoding 6-carboxytetrahydropterin synthase produces MTSLTRISYDDFNQYIRLQMLYVTKKIKFSAAHRLFNPTFTDAKNEEIFDKCNNIMGHGHNYTLEVTVAGTPDPSTGYVIDLKKLKQILKDEIFEYVDHKHLNHDVPFLKGVIPSAENIAVVFWNILSPKITSGRLFKIRLFESDSSWVEYFGDPIEIPIYDLK; encoded by the coding sequence ATGACGTCTTTAACACGTATTAGTTATGACGATTTCAATCAATATATAAGGCTTCAAATGCTCTATGTTACAAAAAAGATTAAATTTTCTGCTGCGCACAGATTATTCAATCCGACATTTACAGATGCGAAAAATGAAGAAATATTTGATAAGTGCAATAACATCATGGGACATGGTCACAATTATACATTAGAAGTAACTGTAGCCGGAACCCCTGACCCAAGCACAGGCTACGTAATTGACCTTAAGAAATTGAAACAAATTCTTAAAGATGAAATCTTCGAATACGTTGACCACAAGCACCTCAATCATGATGTACCTTTTTTGAAGGGAGTAATACCAAGCGCTGAAAATATTGCTGTGGTTTTTTGGAATATACTTTCGCCAAAAATCACTTCAGGAAGGCTTTTTAAAATTCGATTGTTTGAATCTGACAGCAGCTGGGTTGAATACTTCGGAGACCCGATTGAAATACCTATTTACGACTTAAAATAA
- a CDS encoding GTP cyclohydrolase I has translation MEINQTTDAFDSNGNKPQTEAELKQMISQLEKKFAEVFEILKISSDDPNSTNTPKRLAKMYVNELFEGRYTEAPQLTVFPNRNHVNNLIISKGIEVMSVCSHHWQTISGNCAIGYIPGKFIIGLSKLTRIVNWFSRRGQIQEEMGEQIADYLEDLLKPKALGVVINAKHYCMIARGVSSSEENSFMTTSVLRGYLLDDLNLRNEFLKLIENK, from the coding sequence ATGGAAATAAATCAAACTACAGATGCCTTTGACTCTAATGGTAATAAACCTCAGACTGAAGCTGAACTCAAGCAAATGATAAGTCAGCTTGAAAAAAAATTCGCGGAAGTTTTTGAAATCTTGAAAATTTCATCGGATGACCCAAATTCTACAAATACTCCCAAAAGACTCGCCAAAATGTATGTCAACGAGTTGTTTGAAGGCAGATACACTGAAGCGCCGCAATTGACTGTATTCCCTAACCGAAACCATGTCAATAATTTGATTATTAGTAAGGGGATAGAAGTGATGTCGGTTTGTTCGCATCATTGGCAAACAATTTCAGGCAATTGTGCAATTGGATATATTCCCGGAAAATTTATAATAGGGCTGTCGAAACTTACCAGAATTGTAAATTGGTTCTCCAGGCGTGGTCAAATTCAGGAAGAAATGGGAGAACAAATTGCTGATTATTTAGAAGATTTGCTCAAACCCAAGGCACTCGGGGTTGTGATAAATGCCAAGCATTACTGCATGATAGCACGTGGCGTCAGCTCTTCTGAAGAAAACTCTTTTATGACGACTTCAGTGCTTAGAGGCTATTTGCTTGATGATTTGAATTTAAGAAATGAATTCCTCAAACTCATTGAAAATAAATAA
- a CDS encoding DUF4292 domain-containing protein: MKKIIYIMLLMLIFSCSSVKDKSSGTALELDKLAKSDLNVMIVTGKMDAALESTSYNFAFKMVIGHNDSLEMEVIGPFGVSLGKLFADENNFTFLNSFENRIYKGKSSPENFKRAFRIMISIKELIALLRNSLPYPQSEYAISESTEAGNLYKYIAPSGEFADFLFVNNSGISKFQRKETGNILSMNADMSNFELIDNYSLAKTIDWSFPAAKANLNLKIDKFTINPGVKPKMFTYSSSMTVIDLDTIE; encoded by the coding sequence ATGAAAAAGATAATATACATAATGCTTTTAATGCTTATCTTTTCATGTTCAAGCGTGAAAGACAAAAGCTCAGGAACCGCTTTAGAGCTTGATAAATTAGCAAAATCAGATTTGAACGTCATGATTGTAACCGGAAAAATGGATGCAGCATTAGAATCTACAAGTTACAATTTTGCTTTCAAAATGGTGATTGGTCATAATGATTCGCTTGAAATGGAAGTCATTGGACCATTTGGTGTGTCTTTGGGCAAATTATTTGCCGATGAGAATAATTTCACATTCCTCAACTCATTTGAAAATCGGATTTATAAAGGTAAATCATCACCTGAAAATTTCAAACGAGCATTTCGGATTATGATTTCAATCAAAGAACTCATTGCATTATTGAGAAATTCTCTGCCCTATCCCCAATCTGAATACGCGATTTCAGAATCAACCGAAGCGGGTAATTTATATAAATACATAGCTCCATCAGGCGAATTCGCTGATTTTCTTTTTGTGAACAATAGCGGAATTTCAAAATTCCAACGGAAAGAAACCGGAAATATACTTTCAATGAATGCCGATATGTCCAATTTTGAACTAATCGATAATTACAGTTTAGCGAAAACGATAGATTGGTCATTTCCTGCGGCAAAAGCAAATTTGAACTTAAAGATTGATAAATTTACGATAAATCCCGGAGTCAAACCGAAAATGTTCACATACAGTAGTAGCATGACTGTAATCGATTTGGACACCATTGAATGA